A portion of the Sulfuriferula sp. AH1 genome contains these proteins:
- the ileS gene encoding isoleucine--tRNA ligase — MSDYKHTLNLPDTPFPMRGDLAKREPAWLAQWRELNRYQQIRKAAAGRPKFILHDGPPYANGDIHIGHAVNKILKDIIVKSKTLAGYDAPYVPGWDCHGLPIELQVEKQHGKAIPAARFRELCREYATSQIERQKADFIRLGVLGDWEHPYHTMDFEFEAGIMRELARILANGYLYQGAKPVHWCVDCGSALAEAEVEYEDKTSAAIDVAFAVADPAQLTAKLGLPNFNEPIYAVIWTTTPWTLPANQAVSVHPEFIYDLILTPKGILILARDLAESAIKRYGFESVEVIGQCPGSALEHVSLRHPFLDRFVPIICGEHVTAEAGTGLVHTAPAHGVDDYQVGLKYHLPVENPVSDEGKFFDSVPFIGGQTVWEGNKTVIHLLTDSDLLLANAKLIHSYPHCWRHKTPIIFRATHQWFIGMDKTGASNASLRKHATHAVEKTEFFPAWGRARLEGMMKNRPDWCVSRQRNWGVPMPLFIHKESGELHPRTAEFIATIAERVAKIGIEAWFSLDASELLGADTAHYKKITDTLDVWFDSGVTHACVLKLRPELAHPADLYLEGSDQHRGWFQSSLLTGCATDGHAPYRALLTHGFVVDGNGHKMSKSKGNVVAPQKVMDTYGADILRLWTASTDYSGELTISDEILKRVVESYRRIRNTLRFLLANLADFDIRQQALPLDQWLAIDQYAMVMLQQFQEEVLTHYQQYEFHHIVQKLHHFCSEDLGGFYLDILKDRLYTTAADSAARRSAQNALYHITHSLTRLMAPFLSFTAEEVWQQLIADNNDSVFLHQWHDIPMPEHAAALAEQWSLIRETLADVRKHLETLRSAGEIGSSLQAEVTIHAGAAHYAALATLGDDLRFTMITSTAELQLAADTAPRISARASSHAKCERCWHYREDVGTHAEHPGLCGRCHSNLFGTGERRHHA, encoded by the coding sequence ATGTCCGATTACAAACACACGCTCAATCTCCCCGACACCCCGTTTCCCATGCGCGGCGATCTTGCCAAGCGCGAACCAGCCTGGCTGGCACAATGGCGTGAACTGAACCGCTACCAGCAAATCCGCAAAGCGGCGGCAGGCCGCCCGAAATTCATCCTCCATGACGGTCCGCCCTACGCCAACGGCGACATTCACATCGGCCACGCGGTCAATAAAATCCTCAAGGACATCATCGTCAAGAGCAAAACCCTGGCGGGTTATGACGCACCCTATGTGCCGGGTTGGGATTGCCATGGCCTGCCGATCGAGCTGCAGGTAGAGAAACAGCATGGCAAAGCCATCCCCGCCGCACGTTTCCGCGAGCTGTGCCGCGAATATGCCACCAGCCAGATCGAGCGCCAGAAGGCCGACTTTATCCGCCTCGGTGTACTGGGCGACTGGGAGCATCCCTACCACACCATGGATTTCGAATTTGAAGCCGGCATCATGCGCGAACTTGCCCGCATCCTCGCCAACGGCTATCTGTATCAGGGCGCCAAACCAGTGCACTGGTGCGTAGACTGCGGCTCGGCACTGGCGGAAGCCGAGGTCGAATACGAAGACAAGACCTCGGCAGCCATCGACGTCGCATTTGCTGTCGCCGACCCGGCACAACTCACGGCAAAGCTCGGCTTGCCCAATTTCAACGAACCGATCTACGCCGTCATCTGGACGACCACGCCGTGGACGTTGCCTGCCAACCAGGCGGTATCGGTACATCCCGAATTCATCTACGACCTGATCCTTACCCCCAAAGGCATCCTCATCCTCGCCCGCGACCTGGCCGAATCCGCCATCAAGCGCTACGGTTTCGAATCGGTCGAAGTCATCGGCCAGTGCCCGGGCAGCGCACTGGAGCACGTCAGCTTGCGCCATCCGTTCCTGGATCGCTTCGTGCCGATCATTTGCGGCGAGCACGTCACCGCGGAAGCCGGTACCGGGTTAGTGCATACCGCTCCGGCGCATGGCGTGGACGACTATCAGGTCGGGCTGAAATACCACCTGCCGGTGGAAAATCCGGTGAGCGATGAGGGAAAATTCTTCGACAGCGTACCGTTTATCGGCGGGCAAACCGTCTGGGAAGGCAATAAAACCGTCATTCATCTGCTCACCGACAGTGATTTATTGCTTGCCAATGCCAAGCTGATACACAGCTACCCGCACTGCTGGCGCCACAAAACGCCGATCATTTTCCGCGCCACGCATCAATGGTTCATCGGCATGGACAAAACGGGTGCCAGTAATGCAAGCCTGCGCAAGCACGCCACGCACGCAGTGGAAAAAACCGAATTTTTCCCGGCATGGGGACGCGCGCGCCTGGAAGGCATGATGAAGAACCGCCCGGACTGGTGCGTGTCGCGCCAGCGTAACTGGGGCGTACCGATGCCGCTATTCATCCACAAGGAAAGCGGCGAGCTGCATCCGCGCACCGCTGAATTCATCGCCACGATCGCCGAAAGAGTGGCAAAGATCGGCATCGAAGCCTGGTTCTCGCTCGACGCCAGCGAATTGCTGGGTGCCGATACCGCGCACTACAAGAAAATCACCGACACGCTGGACGTCTGGTTCGATTCCGGCGTCACCCATGCCTGCGTGCTCAAACTGCGCCCGGAACTGGCCCATCCCGCCGATTTATATCTGGAAGGCTCCGACCAGCATCGCGGCTGGTTCCAGTCCAGCCTGCTCACCGGCTGCGCCACCGACGGTCATGCACCGTATCGCGCGCTGCTCACTCACGGCTTCGTCGTCGACGGAAACGGCCACAAGATGAGCAAATCCAAGGGTAACGTGGTCGCGCCGCAGAAAGTCATGGACACCTACGGGGCCGACATTCTGCGCTTGTGGACGGCCTCCACCGATTATTCCGGCGAACTCACCATTTCCGACGAAATCCTCAAGCGCGTGGTGGAATCCTACCGGCGCATCCGCAACACGCTGCGCTTCCTGCTCGCCAATCTGGCCGATTTCGATATCCGGCAACAGGCGCTGCCCCTTGATCAATGGCTCGCCATCGACCAGTACGCCATGGTCATGCTGCAGCAGTTCCAGGAAGAAGTACTGACACACTATCAGCAGTACGAATTCCATCATATCGTGCAGAAACTGCATCATTTCTGTTCGGAGGATCTCGGCGGCTTCTACCTCGACATTCTCAAGGACCGGCTCTACACCACTGCCGCCGATTCCGCAGCTCGCCGTTCCGCACAGAATGCGCTGTATCACATCACCCACAGCCTGACCCGGCTGATGGCGCCGTTCCTCAGCTTTACTGCAGAAGAAGTGTGGCAGCAATTAATAGCGGATAACAACGACAGCGTCTTCCTCCATCAATGGCATGACATACCGATGCCGGAGCATGCCGCTGCGCTGGCCGAGCAATGGTCGCTGATCCGCGAAACCCTGGCCGATGTGCGCAAGCATCTGGAAACCCTGCGCAGCGCTGGCGAGATCGGATCATCATTGCAAGCCGAAGTCACGATCCATGCGGGCGCAGCGCATTACGCAGCGCTGGCGACATTAGGCGACGACCTGCGCTTCACCATGATCACGTCAACCGCCGAACTGCAACTGGCTGCGGACACGGCCCCGCGCATCAGCGCCCGCGCCAGCAGCCATGCCAAGTGCGAGCGTTGCTGGCATTACCGTGAGGATGTCGGCACACACGCCGAGCATCCAGGCCTGTGCGGACGTTGCCACAGCAATTTATTCGGTACAGGTGAGCGCAGACATCATGCCTAA
- a CDS encoding bifunctional riboflavin kinase/FAD synthetase: MRITHGIHSVAAYPSAVTIGNFDGVHLGHQAMLRQLVETAHARRLTPCAITFEPHPREFFSPDNAPARLSNLRDKLDGLRATGIEHVHICRFNHALAHMPAEQFIDQILVRGLGMQHLLIGDDFRFGAKRAGDFALLQHHSAIYGYDLGAMPSITVNGLRVSSTAVRDALANSQLELAQQLLGHPYRISGRVAHGDKLGRELGFPTANLPIRHPKLPLTGIFVVEVHGLGTQALPAVASLGVRPTVKTEAQPILEIHLLNFNDNLYGRIIHVDFLAKLRDEEKYPDLATLIRQIQRDVECAHDYFNHLPVA, translated from the coding sequence ATGCGCATCACACACGGCATCCACTCTGTAGCCGCCTATCCCAGTGCGGTGACGATAGGCAATTTTGACGGCGTCCATCTCGGACACCAGGCGATGCTACGGCAGCTGGTCGAGACTGCACATGCGCGCCGGCTGACGCCTTGCGCAATCACCTTTGAGCCGCACCCGCGGGAATTCTTCAGCCCTGACAATGCCCCTGCCCGCCTGTCCAATCTGCGCGACAAGCTCGATGGATTGCGAGCCACCGGCATAGAACATGTTCATATCTGCCGTTTCAACCATGCCCTGGCGCACATGCCTGCAGAGCAGTTTATCGACCAGATACTGGTACGCGGTCTGGGTATGCAGCATCTGTTGATCGGCGACGATTTCCGCTTCGGCGCAAAACGCGCCGGCGATTTTGCGCTGCTGCAACACCACAGCGCCATATACGGCTATGACCTGGGCGCGATGCCTAGCATCACCGTCAACGGACTCCGCGTATCCAGCACCGCGGTCCGCGATGCGCTTGCCAACAGCCAGCTCGAACTGGCGCAACAACTCCTCGGCCACCCTTACCGTATCAGCGGACGCGTGGCGCATGGCGACAAACTGGGGCGCGAGCTGGGATTCCCCACCGCCAACCTGCCGATCAGACATCCCAAATTACCGCTCACCGGGATTTTTGTCGTGGAAGTGCACGGCCTTGGCACGCAGGCGCTGCCCGCCGTCGCCAGCCTGGGAGTCCGTCCCACCGTAAAGACAGAAGCGCAGCCCATACTCGAAATCCATTTGCTGAATTTCAACGACAATTTATACGGCCGCATCATTCATGTCGATTTTCTTGCTAAACTACGCGATGAAGAGAAATACCCGGATCTCGCCACATTAATCCGGCAAATTCAGCGTGATGTCGAATGTGCCCATGATTACTTTAACCATTTACCCGTCGCTTAA
- the murJ gene encoding murein biosynthesis integral membrane protein MurJ, with the protein MNLLQALAKVSSMTLLSRILGFVRDAIIARSFGAGIYTDAFFVAFKIPNLLRRLFAEGAFAQAFVPILAEYKNRRGHDDTRLLVDHVATLLFIALLIVTAIGVIAAPAVVYISAPGFVDAPDKFAVTVHMLRIIFPYILLISLVSLAGGILNTYSRFAVPAFTPVLLNVAMIAATLWLAPHFDPPAIALAWGVALGGILQLALQLPFLHRLGLLPRFRFSWHDEGVWRVLKLMGPAVFGVSIAQLSLLINTIFASFLATGSVSWLYYADRLMEFPTGMLGVALGTILLPSLSKHYADNDPSQYSQLLDWGLRLTLLLALPAAAALAVLALPLISTLFLYGHFSVHDVWMTRQALMAYSLGLLGLIMVKILAPGFYARQNIKTPVKIALITLAATQLMNLLFVWKLQHAGLALAIGLGACLNAGLLLWKLRSQGIFQPQPGWYAFMFRICSATAVMALLLWWGMGSEADWLQAHFSRRIIHLAGLVLLGVTAYFVTLRLLGIRARQFIRRAA; encoded by the coding sequence ATGAATCTGTTACAAGCCCTAGCCAAAGTCAGCAGCATGACTTTATTGTCACGCATCCTTGGCTTTGTGCGCGACGCCATTATCGCACGCAGCTTTGGCGCCGGCATCTACACCGATGCATTCTTTGTCGCCTTCAAGATCCCCAACCTGCTACGCCGCTTGTTTGCCGAGGGCGCCTTTGCCCAGGCATTCGTCCCCATACTCGCCGAATACAAGAACCGTCGCGGCCATGACGACACACGGTTATTGGTCGACCACGTTGCGACCCTGCTTTTCATCGCCCTGCTCATCGTCACCGCCATCGGCGTGATTGCCGCACCTGCCGTGGTCTATATCAGCGCACCGGGATTCGTCGATGCGCCGGATAAATTCGCCGTCACTGTACACATGCTGCGAATTATCTTCCCCTACATCCTGCTGATTTCGCTGGTTTCGCTCGCCGGCGGCATTCTCAATACCTACAGTCGCTTCGCCGTCCCGGCGTTTACACCTGTACTGCTGAACGTAGCGATGATAGCAGCGACCTTGTGGCTGGCACCGCACTTCGACCCTCCGGCCATCGCGCTGGCATGGGGCGTAGCCCTGGGCGGCATACTGCAACTCGCCTTGCAGCTGCCTTTCCTGCACCGGCTGGGTTTATTGCCGCGATTCCGCTTCAGCTGGCACGACGAAGGCGTCTGGCGCGTGCTCAAGCTCATGGGTCCGGCGGTATTCGGCGTTTCCATCGCGCAGCTGTCCCTGCTCATCAACACCATCTTCGCTTCATTTCTGGCCACCGGCAGCGTGTCATGGCTATATTATGCGGACCGGCTAATGGAATTCCCGACCGGCATGCTCGGCGTAGCGCTCGGCACCATCCTGCTGCCCAGCCTGTCCAAACATTACGCCGACAACGATCCCAGCCAGTATTCGCAATTGCTGGACTGGGGGCTGCGCCTCACCTTGCTGCTGGCCTTGCCTGCTGCCGCCGCACTCGCAGTGCTGGCCTTGCCGCTGATCAGCACGCTGTTTCTGTACGGGCATTTCAGCGTGCATGACGTATGGATGACGCGTCAGGCATTGATGGCCTATAGCCTGGGATTACTGGGATTGATCATGGTAAAGATACTGGCACCCGGCTTTTATGCCCGCCAGAACATTAAAACCCCGGTCAAGATCGCCCTCATTACGCTGGCCGCTACCCAATTGATGAATCTGCTCTTCGTATGGAAACTGCAGCACGCCGGCCTTGCACTTGCCATCGGCCTCGGTGCCTGCCTGAATGCAGGATTGCTGCTGTGGAAGCTGCGCAGCCAGGGCATATTCCAGCCGCAACCGGGCTGGTATGCATTCATGTTCAGGATCTGCAGCGCCACCGCCGTCATGGCGCTGCTGCTGTGGTGGGGCATGGGCAGCGAGGCGGATTGGCTGCAGGCTCATTTCAGCCGACGCATCATCCATTTGGCCGGACTGGTGTTACTGGGCGTAACCGCCTATTTTGTTACGCTCCGATTGCTCGGTATCCGCGCGCGCCAGTTCATCCGGCGTGCAGCCTGA
- the rpsT gene encoding 30S ribosomal protein S20, with protein sequence MANSAQARKRARQNDKQRAHNAALRSTLRTAIKKVQKAVLAGDKAVATSTFGVSMSVIDRIADKNIIHKNKAARHKSRLSAAVKAMA encoded by the coding sequence ATGGCAAATAGCGCACAAGCCAGAAAGCGCGCAAGACAAAACGACAAGCAGCGTGCTCACAACGCTGCATTGCGTTCTACTTTGCGTACCGCGATCAAGAAAGTTCAAAAAGCGGTGTTGGCTGGTGATAAGGCTGTTGCGACCAGCACTTTTGGTGTTTCCATGAGTGTGATTGACCGCATCGCTGACAAAAACATCATCCATAAAAACAAAGCTGCTCGCCACAAGAGCCGTTTGTCTGCTGCTGTTAAAGCAATGGCGTAA
- a CDS encoding DUF3579 domain-containing protein has protein sequence MSELSNNEILIQGLTSSGRTFRPSDWAERLSGSLSTFGEDHRMSYSPYVRPLTVGGIKCVIIDKKLQQEQPAAFGFLMNFAKENDLTIIDPSQQET, from the coding sequence ATGTCTGAGCTAAGCAATAACGAAATCCTTATTCAGGGTCTGACCTCTTCCGGACGCACTTTCCGCCCGAGCGACTGGGCTGAACGCTTATCAGGTTCGCTTTCCACTTTCGGGGAAGATCATCGCATGAGCTATTCGCCCTACGTGCGCCCGTTAACGGTGGGCGGCATCAAATGCGTCATCATCGACAAAAAATTGCAACAGGAACAACCCGCGGCATTCGGATTCCTGATGAACTTCGCCAAAGAGAACGACCTCACCATTATCGACCCCAGCCAGCAAGAAACCTGA
- a CDS encoding superoxide dismutase, which yields MIHELPVLPYAQDALQPHISAETLEYHYGKHHQAYVTNLNNLIKGTEFEAMSLEDIILKSAGGVFNNAAQVWNHTFYWNCLSPNGGGAPTGALADAINAKWGSFEAFKDAFSKAAVGTFGSGWAWLVKNTAGELEIVSTSNAATPMTNGQTALMTCDVWEHAYYVDYRNARPKYVEAFWNLVNWKFVAANFAA from the coding sequence ATGATCCATGAATTGCCAGTATTGCCTTACGCACAGGATGCATTGCAACCGCATATTTCGGCTGAAACTCTGGAATACCACTATGGTAAACATCATCAGGCTTATGTGACCAATCTCAATAACCTGATCAAGGGTACCGAATTCGAGGCGATGAGCCTGGAAGACATCATCCTCAAATCTGCCGGCGGCGTGTTCAATAACGCAGCACAGGTATGGAACCACACCTTTTACTGGAATTGCCTGAGCCCGAATGGCGGCGGTGCGCCGACTGGTGCCTTGGCTGATGCCATCAACGCCAAGTGGGGTTCGTTTGAAGCGTTCAAGGACGCATTCAGCAAAGCTGCTGTCGGTACTTTCGGTTCCGGCTGGGCATGGCTGGTAAAAAACACGGCAGGCGAACTGGAGATCGTTTCTACCAGCAATGCCGCTACCCCGATGACCAACGGCCAGACTGCGCTGATGACCTGCGACGTATGGGAGCATGCCTACTATGTCGACTATCGCAATGCGCGTCCCAAGTATGTAGAGGCGTTCTGGAATCTGGTAAACTGGAAATTCGTTGCTGCTAATTTCGCTGCATAA